In Flavobacterium gelatinilyticum, a genomic segment contains:
- a CDS encoding glycoside hydrolase family 88/105 protein: protein MKKIKVMLRSVSHTMNYAKKAILFFLFLSSLASAQNTEKIVIPVNAKWSEKAASTILNKYPKAWQIDGTEKPKWDYKMSLVLFAFEKLYQKTKDKKYLNYIKEYADELIDSNGNILKYDIKEYNIDYVNPGKLLFNLYEITKDNRYKNVIEQLRKQIETQPRTASGGFWHKQIYPDQMWIDGLYMAEPFYAQYTVKYEKGKNLDDIARQFELVHDHIMDKKTGLPYHAWDESKKIGWANPETGTSPTIWSRGIGWYMMALVETLDYFPKNHPKQKELAAFLNEISKNLIKAQSSSGLWYQVADKPELEGNYLEASGSAMIIYALAKGADKGYLASSYKKTAQESFDAYIKEFVKTNDKNEILITNVSSNVGLGGTPFRDGTNAYYAKSKTKDNSSPALAAFLLSAAELNK, encoded by the coding sequence GTGAAAAAAATAAAAGTAATGTTGAGATCTGTTTCCCATACTATGAATTACGCAAAAAAAGCTATCCTGTTTTTTCTGTTTTTAAGTAGTTTGGCTTCGGCACAAAACACTGAAAAAATCGTAATTCCGGTTAATGCAAAGTGGTCAGAGAAAGCGGCATCAACGATTTTAAATAAATATCCCAAAGCCTGGCAGATCGATGGAACAGAGAAACCAAAATGGGATTATAAAATGAGTCTGGTCTTGTTTGCATTTGAAAAATTATATCAAAAAACAAAAGATAAAAAGTACCTGAATTACATAAAAGAATATGCAGACGAACTGATAGACAGTAATGGAAATATTCTAAAATACGACATCAAGGAATACAATATCGACTATGTAAATCCGGGGAAACTGCTGTTTAATTTATATGAGATAACAAAAGACAACCGCTATAAAAATGTAATTGAACAATTAAGAAAACAAATTGAAACACAGCCCAGAACAGCAAGCGGCGGTTTTTGGCACAAACAGATTTATCCGGACCAAATGTGGATTGACGGCTTATATATGGCAGAACCATTCTATGCACAATACACGGTAAAATATGAAAAGGGAAAAAATCTTGATGATATTGCCAGACAGTTTGAATTGGTTCATGATCATATAATGGATAAGAAAACCGGGCTGCCGTATCATGCCTGGGACGAGAGTAAAAAAATAGGCTGGGCCAATCCAGAAACGGGAACATCACCCACAATCTGGAGCAGAGGAATTGGCTGGTATATGATGGCATTAGTTGAAACCTTGGATTATTTTCCTAAAAATCATCCAAAACAAAAAGAACTGGCGGCATTTTTGAATGAAATTTCAAAAAATCTCATTAAAGCACAAAGCTCTTCAGGATTATGGTATCAGGTGGCTGATAAACCGGAACTGGAGGGGAATTATTTAGAGGCGTCTGGTTCGGCAATGATTATTTATGCTTTGGCAAAAGGAGCAGACAAAGGATATCTGGCTTCATCATACAAGAAAACAGCTCAGGAATCTTTTGATGCATATATAAAAGAATTTGTAAAAACAAATGATAAGAATGAAATACTAATAACAAATGTTTCATCAAATGTAGGTTTAGGCGGTACTCCATTTCGTGACGGAACCAATGCCTATTATGCAAAAAGCAAAACAAAGGACAATAGTTCGCCTGCATTAGCAGCATTTTTACTAAGTGCAGCAGAACTGAATAAATAA
- a CDS encoding DUF4861 family protein: MKTKIKIAALFLIGVTAVNAQKYDIKTAKTYAEISAKTDGHWEGRKYKGGTVFKNVDRLKLAPEHTDHSFDIRYEGPGWENNRIGYRLYLDWRNAIDIFGKKTSENILPIVGQDGFDSYHEMSDWGADILKAGKGIGIGSIDRYLNNEKLHFREVDSTIAAVVNKTNKSGVKVNYYGWKTASDKIDFTSTLTIKPDQLYTKHTIQASKEIKGICTGIVKQKNTELLKKESKNKKWAYLATYGVQSLVPDKLGMAIFYEVNSIENIADTNLDYLLVFKPTTKAVSFYLLGAWEQEKNGIKSQEEFVKYLDAQLEILNKKGKM, encoded by the coding sequence ATGAAAACAAAAATCAAAATCGCAGCCTTATTTTTAATTGGTGTTACAGCAGTAAATGCTCAAAAATACGATATCAAAACGGCTAAAACGTACGCTGAGATTTCAGCAAAAACAGACGGACACTGGGAAGGAAGAAAATACAAAGGCGGAACCGTTTTTAAGAACGTAGACCGTTTAAAACTGGCTCCGGAGCACACAGACCATTCTTTTGATATTCGTTACGAAGGACCGGGCTGGGAAAACAACAGGATAGGCTATCGTTTGTATCTGGACTGGAGAAATGCCATCGATATTTTTGGTAAAAAAACCTCAGAAAATATTCTGCCAATTGTAGGACAGGACGGTTTTGATTCTTACCACGAAATGAGTGACTGGGGAGCAGATATTCTGAAAGCCGGAAAAGGAATCGGAATTGGTTCTATTGACCGTTATTTAAACAACGAAAAACTGCATTTTCGCGAAGTAGATTCAACTATTGCGGCGGTTGTAAATAAAACAAACAAATCAGGCGTAAAAGTAAATTATTACGGATGGAAAACGGCTTCGGATAAAATTGATTTCACATCGACTTTAACCATTAAGCCGGATCAGCTTTATACAAAACACACCATTCAGGCTTCAAAAGAAATAAAAGGAATTTGTACCGGAATCGTAAAACAAAAAAATACCGAACTGCTTAAAAAAGAAAGCAAAAACAAAAAATGGGCATATCTGGCTACTTACGGAGTACAATCGCTGGTACCGGATAAATTAGGAATGGCTATTTTTTATGAAGTAAACTCAATCGAAAACATTGCCGATACTAATTTAGATTATTTATTAGTATTTAAACCTACAACAAAAGCGGTTTCATTTTATCTTTTAGGAGCTTGGGAACAAGAGAAAAACGGAATTAAATCGCAGGAAGAATTTGTGAAATATTTAGACGCACAATTGGAAATTCTGAACAAAAAAGGAAAAATGTAA
- a CDS encoding SusC/RagA family TonB-linked outer membrane protein has protein sequence MRIKQPLKGNKKYSLVFFLFLNFLLSHTIKAQSTMVEGKITDASGLSLPGVNVQEKGTKNGTSTDFEGSFKMNVTNSKAVLIISYLGFQTQEVSIEGKSKINVSLAEQSNSLNEVVVVGYGSVKKTDLTGSVSTISAATITERNTISPLEAIQGSTPGVQISSATGRAGDGFKVVIRGNNSLIADSSNPSAVGSTPLYIVDGVPMDGIDFLNPQDIARMDVLKDASSAAIYGSRGSNGVVIVTTKSGTSVKPGINVSFDTSYGTKTAARLPKMMSGAEWWKFHQVAYMSATPQTQTPAQLAALAGNQSPLLVERANNGYNFDWYDAVLKTGMTENNYLNISGRAESGLSYNLAFGIQGDKGLIDNDSTDKYSFKLGLNHKINDKFSTGVNITIARLVNQLGSDLAMQDAFRLSPLMSPYAVDAEGNEQVGNLFFLPGKLTYPDGSWAINKTSTVNPLMEIANSSQIQKTWQTVGNAYLQYQPLKWLSLKTTFSTGITNGTDSASYTAQTNAGVTLNGKNSATLKSNNNFNYTWDNQADLKHSLEGGHDFSLLLLQSLYSNTDETSYMYSNNQPFDVGTDNMGSGAQSSYVIRSFFSKYTLSSYAVRLNYAFKDKYLVTASSRWDGSSVLAEGDQWQSFPSLALGWKLSKESFLANSSVVSDLKLRASIGYTGNNNVAPYNSQALLNQQTFYANGSIPVIGWQTENLANPYLTWEKTREYNLGVDFGFLRNRITGTVDVYDRLSDDLIYKQQLPAESGWKNTFANVGSVSNKGVEVLLTTKNIKSEKVNWETTFTFTKNVNKLESIYNQDKVSDIGNKLILGAPLNPNYNYVYDGVWQESQAAEAATYNMKPGQAKPKDLNGDGVFNQDDRTVIGNPNPEWQGSFYSKLTVGQFDFNFSVITSQGQTVLSTFHQNFADVSDRGRQKLAMDYFIPTNGAGIDANANYTNPRPGPVATGAGAYWTSLFGYYRDVSYVKIKNISLGYTFDSELLKRLKINNLRLYVNVLDPFVFTDFDGYDPEWAASPFGVNRPASVTTQLGLSVKF, from the coding sequence ATGAGAATTAAACAACCATTAAAAGGAAACAAAAAATACAGTCTTGTATTTTTCCTGTTTCTCAATTTCCTTCTCAGCCACACCATAAAAGCTCAGTCGACTATGGTAGAAGGAAAAATTACAGACGCGTCGGGATTATCACTGCCAGGTGTTAATGTCCAGGAAAAAGGAACTAAAAACGGAACTTCGACAGATTTTGAAGGAAGTTTTAAAATGAATGTAACCAATAGCAAAGCAGTTTTAATAATCAGCTATTTAGGATTTCAGACTCAAGAAGTCAGCATTGAAGGAAAATCTAAAATCAACGTAAGCCTTGCCGAACAATCAAACTCATTAAATGAAGTTGTAGTTGTAGGATACGGGTCTGTTAAAAAAACAGATTTAACAGGTTCTGTAAGTACGATAAGCGCGGCTACCATTACAGAAAGAAATACAATAAGTCCGCTTGAAGCCATTCAGGGAAGCACACCGGGGGTTCAGATTTCATCAGCCACAGGTCGTGCCGGAGACGGATTTAAAGTAGTGATCAGAGGGAATAATTCCTTAATAGCCGATTCGAGCAATCCAAGTGCAGTGGGGTCTACACCATTGTATATTGTAGACGGTGTGCCTATGGACGGAATAGATTTCCTGAATCCGCAGGATATTGCGAGAATGGATGTTTTAAAAGATGCTTCGTCTGCAGCGATTTATGGTTCGAGAGGATCAAACGGGGTTGTAATTGTTACCACTAAAAGCGGTACAAGTGTAAAACCCGGAATTAATGTAAGTTTCGATACTTCGTACGGAACCAAGACAGCAGCGAGATTACCAAAAATGATGTCAGGAGCAGAATGGTGGAAGTTCCATCAGGTAGCGTATATGAGTGCGACTCCTCAAACTCAGACTCCGGCTCAGTTAGCGGCTCTGGCAGGAAATCAAAGCCCATTATTAGTGGAGCGTGCCAATAACGGCTATAACTTCGACTGGTATGATGCGGTACTTAAAACAGGAATGACTGAAAATAATTATCTGAATATTTCCGGTCGTGCAGAGTCAGGCTTAAGCTATAACTTGGCTTTTGGTATTCAGGGCGATAAAGGTCTTATTGACAATGATTCGACAGATAAATATTCATTTAAACTGGGATTGAATCATAAAATCAATGATAAATTTTCTACCGGAGTAAATATTACCATTGCCAGATTAGTCAACCAGTTGGGAAGTGATTTAGCCATGCAGGATGCCTTCAGGTTAAGCCCTCTTATGTCTCCGTATGCTGTAGATGCAGAGGGAAATGAGCAGGTTGGAAATTTATTTTTCCTTCCGGGAAAACTAACATATCCTGATGGTTCATGGGCAATCAATAAAACCAGTACGGTCAATCCTTTAATGGAAATTGCTAATTCATCACAAATTCAAAAAACATGGCAGACCGTTGGTAACGCCTATTTACAGTATCAGCCTTTAAAATGGCTTTCGTTAAAGACAACGTTCTCTACCGGAATTACAAACGGCACCGATTCGGCATCTTATACAGCACAGACAAATGCAGGTGTAACATTAAACGGAAAAAATTCGGCAACTCTTAAAAGTAACAACAATTTCAATTACACATGGGATAACCAGGCTGATTTGAAACACAGTTTGGAGGGAGGACATGATTTTAGTTTGTTGTTATTGCAGAGTTTGTATTCCAATACAGATGAAACTTCCTATATGTATTCTAATAATCAGCCTTTTGATGTTGGAACAGATAATATGGGATCAGGAGCACAGTCGAGTTATGTAATTCGTTCCTTCTTTTCAAAATACACTTTAAGCTCTTATGCCGTTCGTTTGAATTATGCATTTAAAGATAAATACCTTGTTACAGCTTCTTCAAGATGGGACGGTTCTTCTGTACTAGCAGAAGGAGATCAATGGCAGAGTTTCCCTTCCTTAGCTTTAGGATGGAAACTGAGTAAGGAATCTTTTCTTGCAAACAGTTCTGTTGTATCAGATTTAAAACTACGTGCCAGTATTGGGTATACAGGAAACAACAACGTCGCGCCTTATAATTCTCAGGCACTCTTAAATCAGCAGACATTTTACGCAAACGGATCGATTCCGGTGATAGGATGGCAGACTGAGAATCTGGCTAATCCATATTTAACTTGGGAAAAAACCAGAGAATATAATTTAGGTGTTGATTTTGGATTTTTACGAAACAGAATTACAGGAACTGTAGATGTTTACGACAGATTATCAGACGACTTAATTTACAAACAGCAACTGCCTGCCGAATCCGGATGGAAAAATACATTTGCAAACGTAGGATCTGTTAGTAATAAAGGGGTAGAGGTTTTATTAACTACCAAAAATATTAAAAGCGAAAAAGTAAATTGGGAAACCACCTTTACTTTTACGAAAAACGTAAACAAATTAGAGTCAATTTACAATCAGGATAAAGTAAGTGATATTGGAAACAAACTAATTCTTGGTGCACCATTAAACCCAAATTACAACTATGTGTATGACGGCGTATGGCAGGAAAGTCAGGCGGCCGAAGCAGCAACATACAATATGAAACCGGGTCAGGCTAAGCCAAAAGACTTAAATGGTGATGGTGTTTTTAATCAGGATGACAGAACCGTAATAGGAAATCCAAATCCGGAATGGCAGGGAAGTTTCTATTCAAAACTAACTGTAGGCCAGTTTGATTTTAATTTCTCTGTAATTACAAGTCAGGGACAAACCGTATTGAGTACTTTTCACCAAAACTTTGCCGATGTAAGCGACAGAGGGCGCCAGAAATTAGCAATGGATTATTTTATCCCGACAAACGGAGCCGGAATCGATGCTAATGCAAATTACACAAACCCAAGACCGGGACCTGTAGCAACAGGTGCAGGAGCATACTGGACTTCTTTATTTGGCTATTACAGAGACGTTTCGTACGTAAAAATTAAAAATATATCTTTAGGTTACACATTTGATTCTGAATTATTGAAAAGATTAAAAATCAATAATTTAAGGCTGTATGTAAATGTATTGGATCCATTTGTATTTACAGATTTTGACGGATATGATCCGGAATGGGCTGCTTCTCCTTTTGGAGTAAACCGTCCGGCATCTGTAACTACACAATTAGGATTAAGTGTTAAATTTTAA
- a CDS encoding glycoside hydrolase family 88/105 protein, whose protein sequence is MKSRRKQSFMSVLLVCVLALSGGKAVAQESAKKEIVISKNMKWSDKMALTLMKRHTESYMLDDAKKPKWDYVHALVLHSIEELNKKNPDPRYKAYIRGYVDELVQEDGSIKTYEIDKYNIDLVVPGRLLFAIYDETKQDKYLKALQLIRKQLTEQPRTPSGGFWHKQIYPNQMWLDGLYMGEPFYAEYTLRYENGKSFDDIAKQFELIQLHATDPKTGLLYHGWDESKQMPWANKETGNSPNFWSRALGWYAMALVDVLDYFPKDHPKQKELVKYLNNVSEALVKYQDKSGLWYQVTDKGGEKGNYLEASGSAMFSYAFAKGANKGYLPAKYKKAANKAFDGLTKVLIKKVDEDGGITLTNCCQVAGLGGNPYRDGSYEYYVNERKKDNDPKATGPFILAALELNR, encoded by the coding sequence ATGAAAAGTAGAAGGAAACAAAGTTTTATGTCGGTCTTATTAGTTTGTGTACTGGCTTTATCAGGAGGTAAAGCTGTGGCACAGGAATCGGCAAAAAAAGAAATCGTGATTTCTAAAAACATGAAATGGTCAGATAAAATGGCCTTAACATTAATGAAACGTCATACAGAATCGTATATGCTTGATGATGCTAAAAAACCAAAATGGGATTATGTTCACGCCCTGGTTCTGCATTCGATAGAAGAATTGAACAAAAAAAATCCTGATCCCAGATACAAAGCTTATATAAGAGGTTATGTAGATGAGCTGGTACAGGAAGACGGTTCGATAAAAACATACGAAATAGACAAATACAATATTGATCTTGTAGTTCCCGGACGTCTTTTATTTGCAATTTACGACGAAACAAAACAGGACAAGTACTTAAAAGCACTTCAGTTAATTCGTAAACAATTAACCGAACAGCCTCGTACACCAAGCGGCGGATTCTGGCACAAACAAATTTATCCAAACCAGATGTGGCTGGATGGTTTGTACATGGGAGAGCCTTTCTATGCAGAATATACTCTTAGATATGAAAACGGAAAAAGTTTCGATGATATCGCGAAACAATTCGAATTGATTCAGCTTCATGCAACAGATCCAAAAACAGGATTATTGTATCATGGATGGGATGAAAGTAAACAAATGCCATGGGCTAATAAAGAAACAGGAAACTCACCAAACTTCTGGTCAAGAGCTTTAGGCTGGTATGCAATGGCATTGGTTGATGTTTTGGATTATTTCCCAAAAGACCATCCAAAACAAAAAGAACTAGTAAAGTACCTGAACAATGTTTCTGAAGCCTTGGTAAAATATCAGGATAAATCAGGATTGTGGTATCAGGTTACAGATAAAGGCGGCGAGAAAGGAAATTACTTAGAAGCGTCAGGTTCTGCGATGTTCTCGTATGCTTTTGCAAAAGGAGCAAACAAAGGATATCTGCCTGCAAAATATAAAAAAGCAGCCAACAAAGCTTTTGACGGACTGACTAAAGTCTTAATTAAAAAAGTGGACGAAGATGGCGGAATTACCTTAACAAACTGCTGCCAGGTTGCCGGTTTAGGAGGAAATCCTTATCGTGACGGCTCATATGAGTATTATGTAAACGAAAGAAAAAAAGACAACGATCCAAAAGCGACTGGACCTTTTATTTTAGCCGCTTTAGAATTGAACCGATAG
- a CDS encoding glycoside hydrolase family 88/105 protein, with protein sequence MRKSFYFSFIAIVWLITIVFSCNEMKAQSQSSHTISDNLKWSERMALSIIKRAPQAWQADNNEKPKWDYKLGLLMTSFEKLYHETNNPVYGYYIKAYGETVIDPSGQIMNYKLEDYNIDYINPGKFLFDLYKRTNDQRYLTAIQTLRKQLETHPRTKSGGFWHKKIYPYQMWLDGLYMGTPFYARYTAEFDSGKDFDDIARQFEQIHLHTLDKKTGLLFHAWDESKLMPWANKETGTSPNFWSRSIGWYMMALVDVLDYMPKNHPKRKELIRFLNDISKAAAKYQDPSGLWYQVTNAGNKEGNYLEASGSEMFVYAYAKGVNKGYLPSGYKKLAEKGFDAITKKLITVDADGEIHITQVCASAGLGGNPYRDGSYEYYIREKIKTDNSHGLGPFILAAIELKK encoded by the coding sequence ATGAGAAAGAGCTTCTATTTTAGTTTTATCGCAATTGTATGGTTGATTACGATTGTTTTTTCATGTAATGAAATGAAAGCACAATCGCAGTCGTCCCATACTATTTCCGATAATCTGAAATGGTCAGAACGAATGGCACTTTCCATCATAAAACGCGCACCGCAGGCCTGGCAGGCAGACAATAATGAAAAACCAAAATGGGATTACAAACTAGGTCTTTTGATGACTTCTTTTGAAAAGCTCTATCACGAAACAAACAATCCTGTTTATGGCTATTATATCAAAGCCTATGGCGAAACAGTGATCGATCCTTCGGGACAAATCATGAATTACAAGCTCGAAGATTACAATATCGATTATATAAATCCCGGAAAATTTCTTTTTGATTTGTATAAAAGAACAAATGACCAAAGGTATTTAACAGCAATACAAACCCTGAGAAAACAGTTAGAAACGCATCCACGTACAAAATCCGGCGGTTTTTGGCACAAGAAAATTTATCCGTATCAAATGTGGCTGGACGGCTTGTATATGGGAACACCCTTTTATGCGCGTTACACAGCAGAATTTGATAGCGGAAAAGATTTTGATGATATTGCCAGACAATTTGAACAGATTCATCTGCACACACTTGACAAAAAAACAGGACTGCTTTTTCATGCATGGGATGAAAGTAAACTGATGCCCTGGGCGAATAAAGAGACCGGAACCTCACCTAATTTTTGGTCACGCTCTATAGGCTGGTACATGATGGCGCTGGTAGATGTACTGGATTATATGCCGAAAAATCATCCAAAGAGAAAAGAATTAATTAGGTTTTTAAACGATATTTCAAAAGCCGCTGCAAAATATCAGGATCCATCAGGATTATGGTATCAGGTAACCAATGCCGGAAATAAAGAAGGAAATTATCTCGAAGCTTCCGGTTCTGAAATGTTTGTATACGCTTATGCGAAAGGCGTAAACAAAGGATATCTGCCATCCGGTTATAAAAAACTCGCAGAAAAAGGATTTGATGCCATCACGAAAAAACTCATTACAGTTGATGCAGATGGTGAAATTCACATTACACAAGTCTGTGCCAGTGCAGGATTAGGCGGTAATCCGTATCGCGATGGTTCGTATGAATATTACATCAGAGAAAAAATAAAAACAGACAACTCACATGGATTAGGGCCGTTTATTTTGGCCGCAATCGAATTAAAAAAATAG
- a CDS encoding RagB/SusD family nutrient uptake outer membrane protein produces the protein MKKFIIMLGILAVSATSCSDFIEEDSRSYVPADATYKTASGYQLLINSNYAWLKSIYGGNPWLFEAGTDMYAEGRSPEPAGLSQYTLLIPSSDNVADLYTPCYQLIQSVNKAVYYATVTEQTANLNTLVGEARFLRAQAYFLLVQTYGGVPVVNEHVTTPVLFFTRNTAEEVYTQIIGDLDFALANVGTSTYSTTGKVNKRAVNDLLAKVYLTRGYETFGKADDFAKAAAYADAAIAGQGLNIAFDQLFKPGNDLNAETIFSVQYDKNSTSTDPTKLGNNQFYYFSSYLGGAETGAPLRSYNLCPTDYALGLYEQGDKRWDATFMTEILEGPETTNGVTKTILYYPYYRSTNPASLKVRHFYEPKWFTPADRIAWETTNASRKAATFVYHPWGEYSAAHTLIKNLDCYTIPVKKFDDPDPTTPSSTGPVSTRDIIVARLGETYLIAAEAYLKAGQASTGLTRLNEVRRRAGVANATAGEFNIDYILDERGRELLGEYKRWFDLKRTGTLVERASAHNYRIKESNFVGVDGKLKILRPIPQTVLDLNQNKDFPQNPGY, from the coding sequence ATGAAAAAATTCATTATAATGTTAGGAATACTGGCTGTCTCTGCAACTTCATGCAGTGATTTTATCGAAGAAGACAGCCGTTCTTATGTACCCGCAGATGCGACTTATAAAACCGCAAGCGGGTATCAGCTGCTTATAAATTCTAATTACGCATGGCTTAAAAGCATTTACGGTGGCAATCCGTGGTTGTTTGAAGCCGGAACAGATATGTACGCAGAAGGAAGATCTCCGGAACCGGCAGGTTTAAGCCAGTACACGCTTTTAATTCCGTCATCAGACAACGTTGCTGATTTGTATACGCCATGTTATCAGTTAATTCAGTCGGTAAACAAAGCCGTATATTATGCAACAGTAACAGAACAGACGGCTAATTTAAATACTCTTGTAGGCGAAGCCAGATTTTTAAGAGCTCAGGCTTACTTTTTACTGGTGCAGACGTATGGAGGCGTTCCGGTTGTAAATGAACATGTAACCACTCCGGTTTTATTTTTTACAAGAAATACTGCTGAGGAAGTGTACACGCAGATCATAGGAGATTTGGATTTTGCTTTAGCAAATGTTGGAACTTCGACTTACAGCACAACCGGAAAGGTAAACAAAAGAGCCGTAAATGATTTACTGGCAAAAGTATATCTGACAAGAGGATATGAAACTTTTGGCAAAGCCGATGATTTTGCAAAAGCAGCCGCTTACGCAGATGCCGCAATTGCAGGTCAGGGATTAAATATAGCTTTCGATCAGTTGTTTAAACCAGGAAATGATCTAAATGCCGAAACTATATTTTCTGTGCAATACGATAAAAATTCAACCAGTACTGACCCGACAAAATTGGGGAATAATCAGTTTTACTATTTCAGTTCGTATTTAGGAGGAGCCGAAACGGGAGCACCATTAAGAAGCTACAATTTATGCCCGACAGATTACGCTTTAGGTTTATATGAGCAGGGAGATAAAAGATGGGACGCTACTTTTATGACCGAAATTCTGGAAGGACCGGAAACGACAAATGGAGTTACAAAAACAATTTTGTATTATCCGTATTACAGAAGTACAAATCCGGCTTCTTTAAAAGTGAGACATTTTTATGAACCAAAATGGTTTACGCCGGCAGACAGAATTGCGTGGGAAACGACGAATGCTTCGAGAAAAGCGGCAACATTTGTTTACCACCCTTGGGGCGAATATTCTGCTGCGCATACTTTGATCAAAAACTTAGATTGTTATACCATTCCGGTTAAGAAGTTTGACGATCCGGACCCAACAACGCCATCAAGTACAGGACCTGTAAGTACAAGAGATATTATTGTGGCGCGATTAGGAGAAACCTATTTAATTGCTGCCGAAGCATATTTAAAAGCAGGACAGGCATCTACAGGTTTAACTCGTTTAAATGAAGTAAGAAGAAGAGCCGGAGTGGCAAATGCAACAGCCGGAGAGTTCAACATCGATTATATTCTGGACGAAAGAGGACGAGAATTATTAGGTGAATATAAAAGATGGTTTGACCTAAAACGTACCGGAACATTAGTTGAAAGAGCTTCGGCACATAATTATAGAATTAAAGAATCAAATTTTGTTGGTGTAGATGGTAAACTTAAAATTTTAAGACCTATCCCTCAGACAGTATTGGATTTAAACCAAAATAAAGATTTTCCTCAAAATCCCGGTTATTAG
- a CDS encoding alpha/beta hydrolase yields MRKIVFILVLVSCALRAQQFRVDTSYTVKSTYTKLIKKYPFITIPVLDKNKNVTAVQDVPYFSEKERTLHLDAFVNNKQKKNPAVVMIHGGGWRSGNKNQMNAMAEAIVASGYSCFTIEYRLSLEAKYPYGVIDVKNAIKYIKDNAGKFKVDPDKIAVLGCSSGGQMAALIGTTNENPAFEDPSYKSKSSSKVHAIINVDGVLAFRHPESSEGEMASFWLGGSYEEKTENWKNASALHNTGKNTPPILFINSSIDRFHAGRDDMIKILNQYNIYNEVHTLENSPHSFWFFEPWFGQTVAFTTHFLDKTFK; encoded by the coding sequence ATGCGTAAAATTGTATTCATTTTAGTGTTGGTTTCCTGTGCTTTACGTGCACAGCAATTCCGTGTAGATACTTCATACACTGTAAAAAGCACCTATACTAAACTGATTAAAAAATACCCGTTTATAACCATTCCGGTTTTAGACAAAAACAAGAATGTTACTGCGGTGCAAGACGTTCCTTATTTCTCAGAAAAAGAAAGAACACTGCATTTGGATGCATTTGTAAATAATAAGCAAAAGAAAAATCCGGCTGTAGTAATGATTCACGGCGGCGGATGGCGTTCTGGAAATAAAAACCAGATGAATGCTATGGCAGAAGCGATAGTGGCAAGCGGCTATTCCTGTTTTACAATTGAGTACAGATTATCGCTGGAAGCAAAATATCCTTACGGAGTTATTGATGTTAAAAATGCCATTAAGTACATAAAAGATAATGCGGGAAAATTCAAAGTAGATCCGGACAAAATTGCGGTTTTAGGCTGTTCTTCGGGCGGGCAGATGGCAGCTTTGATTGGTACAACAAATGAAAATCCTGCTTTTGAGGATCCTTCTTATAAAAGTAAATCATCTTCAAAAGTACACGCCATTATCAATGTCGACGGCGTTTTGGCTTTCAGACATCCGGAATCTTCAGAAGGAGAAATGGCATCGTTTTGGCTGGGAGGTTCTTACGAAGAAAAAACAGAGAACTGGAAGAATGCTTCGGCTTTGCACAATACCGGTAAAAATACACCTCCGATACTGTTTATAAACAGTAGTATAGACCGGTTTCATGCCGGAAGAGACGATATGATAAAAATTTTAAATCAGTACAATATTTACAATGAAGTTCATACCTTAGAAAACTCGCCTCATTCTTTTTGGTTCTTTGAGCCGTGGTTTGGTCAAACCGTTGCTTTTACAACCCATTTTTTAGACAAGACATTCAAATAA